A stretch of Malus sylvestris chromosome 11, drMalSylv7.2, whole genome shotgun sequence DNA encodes these proteins:
- the LOC126589105 gene encoding uncharacterized protein LOC126589105 isoform X2 has product MINHDIADTTMDGCRESRRNSNDQQSSGTSGSISCPTTASINQEEQSKSRKGIDRKKSEEEELVKYMSKLPSYLERGKNLQEKVLNVGVLDWGRLEKWQHRHKQMPYRSSRNSPSSSNTTSCFSTDESSTHSSRGHSCSPAQPRVHRPSLESHFIKSPIEVHSEVVNSFRETVETFKDLKAGGSSTLNGLENFIGTDKSLCKNRPDIKVEQYIRKDSDPKSEPKKGVLRSGPHETAAHGELMKKSENLDKSYSESSERDIPEGCQKVVLLLPRDFPANKDSGVSNLSDSIKLLHQREAKATQGRFSDRPKEACHAELRTVLSNSCPFSSEAESQHSQVKQLGSTDATSIRLQSSVPSSATQSFKTGTSSSRGIKVEEKKTAVASTSSTISEPYKGLELKPSKAIAEKVRSTSPFRRFSIGVGKTGKSSSSKDCSDVQQLSSTSFSANPGSENTVTSTFTDTADGDKSNATGRAKSSPLRRLLDPLLKPKVANCHHVVESSEKGSISKNKVRKSSEGRVDSLSEQPGKVKLGMTGCRTINVNESAMVKKSGSAAVQALLRVAVKNGQPLFTFAVENDINILAATMKKLNASKNDDCSCVYTFFSFRDVKKKIGTWMHQGSKSKSHDYVHNVVAQMKVADSQFPNLVRLDGFSVREFVLFSVNLRQGDCQTSDFQPNDELAAAVVKIPKKINQQSTAVWHDRDNCTIFPAVGSDECLSRVRRHSYSGEAVDGKPFVGTQGLSSTTVILPSGTHSLPSNGGPSSLIERWSSGGSCDCGGWDLGCKLRIFDNQNQVSEKLTSHKVRHIPDRFELFSEGGIQENQPAFSLAPFKDGIYSVEFNPSLSVLQAFSICIAVLDSRNLCEFSGLRNSLQEKPFGETMLMQNDGLSAPNQMEGEVPARYASYPPLSPVGRV; this is encoded by the exons ATGATAAACCACGACATAGCAGATACTACCATGGATGGCTGCAGAGAATCCAGAAGGAATTCCAACGATCAACAATCTTCTGGAACGTCTGGAAGCATATCATGTCCAACAACTGCAAGCATAAACCAAGAAGAGCAGTCCAAATCAAGAAAG GGGATTGATAGAAAGAAGAGTGAAGAAGAGGAACTTGTTAAGTACATGTCCAAGTTGCCAAGTTACCTTGAGAGAGGCAAAAACCTTCAGGAGAAAGTTTTAAATGTAGGTGTCCTAGACTGGGGGCGCCTAGAAAAATGGCAGCATAGACATAAACAGATGCCATACAGAAGTAGCAGGAATTCACCATCAAGTAGTAATACAACCTCATGTTTTTCGACGGATGAATCATCAACCCATTCTAGCCGAGGCCATAGTTGTTCTCCTGCTCAACCGAGGGTGCATCGTCCTTCACTGGAATCTCATTTCATCAAATCTCCAATAGAAGTCCATTCTGAAGTTGTCAACAGTTTTAGAGAGACGGTTGAAACGTTTAAAGATCTAAAAGCTGGCGGGAGTAGCACCTTGAATGGGCTGGAAAATTTTATTGGAACAGATAAGTCTTTATGCAAAAACCGCCCAGACATCAAGGTGGAACAGTACATAAGAAAAGATTCTGACCCAAAGAGTGAACCAAAAAAAGGAGTTTTGCGGAGTGGCCCTCATGAAACTGCAGCTCATGGTGAATTAATGAAGAAATCAGAGAACTTAGATAAATCTTATTCAGAAAGTTCTGAACGAGATATCCCTGAAGGATGCCAGAAAGTTGTTCTGCTTTTGCCAAGAGATTTTCCTGCAAACAAAGATTCTGGTGTTTCCAACCTATCTGATTCAATAAAACTGCTTCATCAAAGAGAAGCAAAAGCAACCCAAGGAAGATTTTCAGATAGACCTAAGGAGGCCTGTCATGCAGAGCTCAGAACTGTTTTGTCAAACTCGTGCCCTTTTTCTTCTGAAGCTGAAAGTCAACACTCTCAGGTAAAACAGCTTGGCTCTACAGATGCTACGAGTATCAGATTGCAATCTAGTGTACCTAGTTCAGCAACACAATCATTTAAAACAGGAACAAGCTCATCGAGAGGCATAAAAGTAGAAGAGAAAAAAACAGCTGTTGCATCCACATCTTCAACTATAAGTGAGCCTTATAAAGGATTGGAACTGAAACCAAGCAAAGCAATTGCTGAAAAAGTAAGGAGCACTTCACCGTTTCGCCGGTTTAGCATTGGTGTGGGCAAGACGGGCAAGAGTTCCAGTTCCAAGGACTGTTCAGATGTACAACAGCTGAGCTCAACATCTTTTTCGGCCAACCCTGGTTCCGAGAACACTGTGACTTCCACTTTCACGGATACTGCAGATGGTGATAAGTCCAATGCCACTGGCAGAGCCAAGTCGAGCCCTCTGAGAAGGTTACTGGATCCGCTGCTGAAGCCAAAGGTGGCTAACTGCCATCACGTAGTGGAGTCATCAGAGAAAGGTTCCATATCAAAAAATAAGGTGCGCAAATCATCTGAGGGTCGTGTGGATTCTTTGTCTGAGCAGCCAGGGAAGGTAAAACTAGGTATGACTGGTTGTAGGACAATTAATGTCAATGAGTCAGCTATGGTCAAGAAGAGTGGATCCGCTGCAGTTCAAGCTCTTCTACGAGTTGCAGTTAAGAATGGCCAGCCCCTGTTCACATTTGCGGTTGAGAATGACATTAACATACTTGCAGCCACAATGAAGAAGTTAAATGCCTCCAAAAATGATGACTGCAGCTGCGTCTACACATTCTTCAGCTTCCGGGACGTCAAGAAAAAGATAGGAACTTGGATGCATCAAGGCAGCAAAAGCAAGAGTCATGACTATGTCCATAATgttgttgctcaaatgaagGTTGCTGATTCTCAGTTTCCCAATTTGGTCAGATTGGATGGCTTTAGCGTAAGAGAGTTTGTTTTATTCTCTGTAAACCTGAGACAGGGAGATTGTCAAACCTCAGACTTCCAGCCAAATGATGAGCTTGCCGCTGCTGTTGTCAAAATCCCGAAAAAGATCAATCAGCAGTCTACTGCAGTTTGGCATGACAGGGATAACTGTACTATCTTTCCTGCGGTTGGTTCAGATGAGTGTTTGTCAAGGGTAAGACGCCATTCTTATTCTGGGGAAGCTGTAGATGGTAAGCCTTTTGTTGGTACTCAAGGCCTTAGTAGCACAACAGTGATACTTCCTAGTGGTACCCATAGTCTACCAAGCAACGGAGGACCATCATCACTGATTGAACGTTGGAGTTCAGGGGGATCATGTGACTGTGGAGGTTGGGATTTGGGTTGCAAACTTAGGATATTTGACAATCAGAATCAAGTCAGCGAGAAATTGACTTCACATAAAGTTCGCCACATCCCAGATCGGTTTGAGCTTTTTTCTGAG GGAGGAATCCAAGAAAACCAGCCTGCTTTTAGTTTGGCCCCATTCAAAGATGGGATCTATTCAGTTGAGTTCAATCCTTCACTCTCAGTCTTGCAAGCATTCTCTATTTGTATAGCAGTATTAGATAGTCGGAATCTATGTGAGTTCTCCGGGTTAAGGAACTCGCTACAAGAAAAACCTTTTGGGGAAACGATGTTAATGCAAAATGATGGATTAAGTGCTCCAAATCAAATGGAAGGGGAAGTTCCTGCAAGATATGCCTCATATCCCCCGCTGTCTCCAGTTGGGAGGGTCTAG
- the LOC126589105 gene encoding uncharacterized protein LOC126589105 isoform X1, with the protein MINHDIADTTMDGCRESRRNSNDQQSSGTSGSISCPTTASINQEEQSKSRKVSLSYADLHYEITKDVNGIPPNSTGNRQKQGIDRKKSEEEELVKYMSKLPSYLERGKNLQEKVLNVGVLDWGRLEKWQHRHKQMPYRSSRNSPSSSNTTSCFSTDESSTHSSRGHSCSPAQPRVHRPSLESHFIKSPIEVHSEVVNSFRETVETFKDLKAGGSSTLNGLENFIGTDKSLCKNRPDIKVEQYIRKDSDPKSEPKKGVLRSGPHETAAHGELMKKSENLDKSYSESSERDIPEGCQKVVLLLPRDFPANKDSGVSNLSDSIKLLHQREAKATQGRFSDRPKEACHAELRTVLSNSCPFSSEAESQHSQVKQLGSTDATSIRLQSSVPSSATQSFKTGTSSSRGIKVEEKKTAVASTSSTISEPYKGLELKPSKAIAEKVRSTSPFRRFSIGVGKTGKSSSSKDCSDVQQLSSTSFSANPGSENTVTSTFTDTADGDKSNATGRAKSSPLRRLLDPLLKPKVANCHHVVESSEKGSISKNKVRKSSEGRVDSLSEQPGKVKLGMTGCRTINVNESAMVKKSGSAAVQALLRVAVKNGQPLFTFAVENDINILAATMKKLNASKNDDCSCVYTFFSFRDVKKKIGTWMHQGSKSKSHDYVHNVVAQMKVADSQFPNLVRLDGFSVREFVLFSVNLRQGDCQTSDFQPNDELAAAVVKIPKKINQQSTAVWHDRDNCTIFPAVGSDECLSRVRRHSYSGEAVDGKPFVGTQGLSSTTVILPSGTHSLPSNGGPSSLIERWSSGGSCDCGGWDLGCKLRIFDNQNQVSEKLTSHKVRHIPDRFELFSEGGIQENQPAFSLAPFKDGIYSVEFNPSLSVLQAFSICIAVLDSRNLCEFSGLRNSLQEKPFGETMLMQNDGLSAPNQMEGEVPARYASYPPLSPVGRV; encoded by the exons ATGATAAACCACGACATAGCAGATACTACCATGGATGGCTGCAGAGAATCCAGAAGGAATTCCAACGATCAACAATCTTCTGGAACGTCTGGAAGCATATCATGTCCAACAACTGCAAGCATAAACCAAGAAGAGCAGTCCAAATCAAGAAAGGTTAGTTTGTCCTATGCTGATCTTCATTatgagattacaaaagatgtaAACGGTATTCCACCTAATTCTACTGGGAACCGCCAAAAACAGGGGATTGATAGAAAGAAGAGTGAAGAAGAGGAACTTGTTAAGTACATGTCCAAGTTGCCAAGTTACCTTGAGAGAGGCAAAAACCTTCAGGAGAAAGTTTTAAATGTAGGTGTCCTAGACTGGGGGCGCCTAGAAAAATGGCAGCATAGACATAAACAGATGCCATACAGAAGTAGCAGGAATTCACCATCAAGTAGTAATACAACCTCATGTTTTTCGACGGATGAATCATCAACCCATTCTAGCCGAGGCCATAGTTGTTCTCCTGCTCAACCGAGGGTGCATCGTCCTTCACTGGAATCTCATTTCATCAAATCTCCAATAGAAGTCCATTCTGAAGTTGTCAACAGTTTTAGAGAGACGGTTGAAACGTTTAAAGATCTAAAAGCTGGCGGGAGTAGCACCTTGAATGGGCTGGAAAATTTTATTGGAACAGATAAGTCTTTATGCAAAAACCGCCCAGACATCAAGGTGGAACAGTACATAAGAAAAGATTCTGACCCAAAGAGTGAACCAAAAAAAGGAGTTTTGCGGAGTGGCCCTCATGAAACTGCAGCTCATGGTGAATTAATGAAGAAATCAGAGAACTTAGATAAATCTTATTCAGAAAGTTCTGAACGAGATATCCCTGAAGGATGCCAGAAAGTTGTTCTGCTTTTGCCAAGAGATTTTCCTGCAAACAAAGATTCTGGTGTTTCCAACCTATCTGATTCAATAAAACTGCTTCATCAAAGAGAAGCAAAAGCAACCCAAGGAAGATTTTCAGATAGACCTAAGGAGGCCTGTCATGCAGAGCTCAGAACTGTTTTGTCAAACTCGTGCCCTTTTTCTTCTGAAGCTGAAAGTCAACACTCTCAGGTAAAACAGCTTGGCTCTACAGATGCTACGAGTATCAGATTGCAATCTAGTGTACCTAGTTCAGCAACACAATCATTTAAAACAGGAACAAGCTCATCGAGAGGCATAAAAGTAGAAGAGAAAAAAACAGCTGTTGCATCCACATCTTCAACTATAAGTGAGCCTTATAAAGGATTGGAACTGAAACCAAGCAAAGCAATTGCTGAAAAAGTAAGGAGCACTTCACCGTTTCGCCGGTTTAGCATTGGTGTGGGCAAGACGGGCAAGAGTTCCAGTTCCAAGGACTGTTCAGATGTACAACAGCTGAGCTCAACATCTTTTTCGGCCAACCCTGGTTCCGAGAACACTGTGACTTCCACTTTCACGGATACTGCAGATGGTGATAAGTCCAATGCCACTGGCAGAGCCAAGTCGAGCCCTCTGAGAAGGTTACTGGATCCGCTGCTGAAGCCAAAGGTGGCTAACTGCCATCACGTAGTGGAGTCATCAGAGAAAGGTTCCATATCAAAAAATAAGGTGCGCAAATCATCTGAGGGTCGTGTGGATTCTTTGTCTGAGCAGCCAGGGAAGGTAAAACTAGGTATGACTGGTTGTAGGACAATTAATGTCAATGAGTCAGCTATGGTCAAGAAGAGTGGATCCGCTGCAGTTCAAGCTCTTCTACGAGTTGCAGTTAAGAATGGCCAGCCCCTGTTCACATTTGCGGTTGAGAATGACATTAACATACTTGCAGCCACAATGAAGAAGTTAAATGCCTCCAAAAATGATGACTGCAGCTGCGTCTACACATTCTTCAGCTTCCGGGACGTCAAGAAAAAGATAGGAACTTGGATGCATCAAGGCAGCAAAAGCAAGAGTCATGACTATGTCCATAATgttgttgctcaaatgaagGTTGCTGATTCTCAGTTTCCCAATTTGGTCAGATTGGATGGCTTTAGCGTAAGAGAGTTTGTTTTATTCTCTGTAAACCTGAGACAGGGAGATTGTCAAACCTCAGACTTCCAGCCAAATGATGAGCTTGCCGCTGCTGTTGTCAAAATCCCGAAAAAGATCAATCAGCAGTCTACTGCAGTTTGGCATGACAGGGATAACTGTACTATCTTTCCTGCGGTTGGTTCAGATGAGTGTTTGTCAAGGGTAAGACGCCATTCTTATTCTGGGGAAGCTGTAGATGGTAAGCCTTTTGTTGGTACTCAAGGCCTTAGTAGCACAACAGTGATACTTCCTAGTGGTACCCATAGTCTACCAAGCAACGGAGGACCATCATCACTGATTGAACGTTGGAGTTCAGGGGGATCATGTGACTGTGGAGGTTGGGATTTGGGTTGCAAACTTAGGATATTTGACAATCAGAATCAAGTCAGCGAGAAATTGACTTCACATAAAGTTCGCCACATCCCAGATCGGTTTGAGCTTTTTTCTGAG GGAGGAATCCAAGAAAACCAGCCTGCTTTTAGTTTGGCCCCATTCAAAGATGGGATCTATTCAGTTGAGTTCAATCCTTCACTCTCAGTCTTGCAAGCATTCTCTATTTGTATAGCAGTATTAGATAGTCGGAATCTATGTGAGTTCTCCGGGTTAAGGAACTCGCTACAAGAAAAACCTTTTGGGGAAACGATGTTAATGCAAAATGATGGATTAAGTGCTCCAAATCAAATGGAAGGGGAAGTTCCTGCAAGATATGCCTCATATCCCCCGCTGTCTCCAGTTGGGAGGGTCTAG
- the LOC126589115 gene encoding serine/threonine-protein kinase BSK5-like: MGARCSKFSLCFWPSNIKSNLDDPSDPENGNKNNEKDMLPVFSEFSLDQLKAATSAFSSENVVSEHGEKAPNVVYKGKLEDGRWIAVKRFNRSAWPDSRQFLEEARAVGQLRNERLANLIGCCCEGDERLLVAEFMPNETLSKHLFHWEAQPMKWAMRLRVALYLAQALEYCSSEGQALYHDLNAYRVLFDQDANPRLSCFGLMKNSKDGKSYSTNLAFTPPEYLRTGRVIPESLVYSFGTLLLDLLSGKHIPPSHALDLIRGKNFLMLMDSCLEGHFSNDDGTELVRLASRCLQYEPRERPNAKSLVTALIPLQKETEVPSYVLMGIPHGNALLNQTLLSPLGEACSRLDLTAIHEILEKLGYKDDEGVANELSFQMWTNQIQETLNSKKHADAAFRAKDFASAVDSYTEFIDGGTMISPTVFARRCLCYLMNDMAQEALGDAMQALVINPEWPTGFYLQAAALKSLGMDNDAQETLQDGSSLEAKRNKN; this comes from the exons ATGGGAGCTCGTTGCTCCAAGTTTTCCCTCTGCTTCTGGCCGTCCAATATCAAATCCAATCTCGACGACCCTTCAGACCCAG AGAATGGGAACAAAAATAATGAGAAGGACATGCTGCCTGTGTTCAGCGAGTTCAGCCTGGACCAACTGAAAGCTGCCACGTCAGCATTCTCGTCGGAGAACGTCGTCTCCGAGCACGGGGAGAAAGCTCCCAATGTGGTATACAAAGGGAAGCTCGAAGACGGCCGGTGGATCGCCGTTAAGCGCTTCAACCGATCAGCTTGGCCTGATTCGCGCCAATTTCTG GAGGAAGCTAGAGCTGTGGGGCAGCTGAGGAACGAGCGGTTGGCGAATTTGATCGGGTGTTGCTGTGAGGGCGATGAGAGATTGCTTGTGGCTGAGTTTATGCCTAATGAAACTCTCTCTAAGCATCTCTTTCATT GGGAGGCTCAGCCGATGAAATGGGCGATGAGGTTGCGAGTTGCTTTGTATCTTGCGCAAGCTTTAGAGTATTGCAGCAGTGAAGGGCAGGCATTGTACCATGATCTGAATGCTTATAGAGTCCTCTTTGATCAG GATGCGAATCCCAGGCTCTCCTGCTTTGGCCTGATGAAGAATAGCAAAGACGGCAAGAGCTACAGTACAAACCTGGCTTTCACCCCTCCAGAGTACTTGAGGACAG GAAGAGTGATACCAGAAAGTTTAGTTTACAGCTTTGGGACCCTTTTGCTCGATCTGCTCAGTGGAAAACATATCCCCCCTAGCCAT GCACTTGACCTGATACGGGGCAAAAACTTTTTGATGCTGATGGACTCATGCTTGGAAGGTCATTTCTCAAATGATGATGGAACTGAGCTGGTGAGGTTAGCTTCACGATGCTTGCAGTATGAACCTCGTGAGAGGCCAAATGCCAAGTCTCTTGTGACTGCCCTCATTCCTCTTCAAAAAGAAACTGAG GTTCCATCGTATGTTTTGATGGGTATTCCACATGGAAATGCGCTTCTAAATCAGACATTGTTGTCACCTCTTGGTGAAGCTTGCTCGAGACTGGATCTTACTGCAATACATGAAATATTGGAGAAGCTTGGATACAAGGATGATGAGGGGGTTGCAAATGAA CTTTCTTTCCAAATGTGGACAAATCAAATACAAGAGACGTTGAATTCTAAGAAGCATGCAGATGCTGCATTTCGAGCAAAAGATTTTGCTAGTGCTGTAGATTCTTACACAGAA TTCATTGATGGTGGAACAATGATATCCCCAACGGTGTTTGCTCGACGTTGCTTATGTTACTTGATGAATGACATGGCACAAGAAGCTCTTGGAGATGCAATGCAAGCCCTAGTAATAAACCCCGAATGGCCAACGGGCTTCTATCTTCAAGCGGCTGCACTAAAGAGCCTAGGGATGGACAATGATGCGCAGGAAACGCTACAAGACGGATCATCCTTGGAagccaaaagaaataaaaactga